From the genome of Motacilla alba alba isolate MOTALB_02 chromosome 13, Motacilla_alba_V1.0_pri, whole genome shotgun sequence, one region includes:
- the NKX2-5 gene encoding homeobox protein Nkx-2.5 yields the protein MFPSPVTTTPFSVKDILNLEQQQQQQHGGLGSMELASLASPSCMLATFKQEAFGAEPPALPDLRDELPEPPPGKTAAAFPGSFYVKSYVEMDSAKEAKADKKELCSLHKSLEQEKRDLEDPERPRQRKRRKPRVLFSQAQVYELERRFKQQKYLSAPERDHLANVLKLTSTQVKIWFQNRRYKCKRQRQDQTLEMVGIPPPRRIAVPVLVRDGKPCLGESSPYSSPYNVSINPYSYNAYPAYSNYNSPACNANYNCSYPSMQPMQPSAPANNFMNFSVGDLNPVQTPIPQGNAGISTLHGIRAW from the exons ATGTTCCCTAGCCCTGTGACGACCACCCCGTTCTCGGTGAAGGACATTCTgaacctggagcagcagcagcagcagcagcacggcgGCCTGGGCTCCATGGAGCTGGCCTCGCTGGCCTCCCCGTCCTGCATGCTGGCCACCTTCAAGCAGGAGGCGTTCGGCGCCgagcccccggccctgcccgaCCTGCGGGACGAGCTGCCCGAGCCGCCCCCCGGCAAAACCGCGGCCGCTTTCCCCGGCTCCTTCTACGTGAAAAGCTACGTGGAGATGGACTCGGCCAAGGAGGCCAAGGCAGACAAGAAAG agctgtgttccCTACAcaagagcctggagcaggagaaaagagacCTGGAAGATCCCGAGCGCCCcagacagaggaaaaggaggaaaccTCGCGTCCTCTTTTCCCAAGCCCAAGTGTACGAACTGGAGAGGAGGTTCAAGCAGCAGAAATACCTCTCGGCCCCCGAGAGGGACCACCTAGCGAACGTCCTAAAGCTCACCTCCACCCAGGTGAAAATTTGGTTCCAGAATCGAAGGTACAAATGCAAAAGGCAGAGACAGGACCAGACGCTGGAGATGGTGGGGATCCCTCCCCCGCGGCGCATCGCCGTGCCGGTGCTGGTGCGCGATGGGAAGCCCTGCTTGGGGGAGTCTTCCCCCTACAGTTCGCCCTACAATGTCAGCATTAACCCCTACAGCTACAACGCTTACCCCGCGTACAGCAACTACAACAGCCCCGCCTGCAACGCCAACTACAACTGCAGCTACCCCTCCATGCAGCCCATGCAGCCCTCGGCGCCCGCCAACAACTTCATGAACTTCAGCGTGGGGGACTTGAATCCGGTGCAAACGCCCATCCCGCAGGGCAACGCGGGCATCTCCACCTTGCACGGGATCCGAGCGTGGTAg
- the BNIP1 gene encoding vesicle transport protein SEC20, with protein MAAAAAAVPLRVCHQEIVKFDLEIKAAVQDIRDCPGPLSALTELNAAVKEKFRHLRGRIQELEQMAKEQDKESEKQALLREVENHKKQMLSNQAAWRKANLACKIAIDNSEKDQLLQGRDVLRQRKTTKESLAESASSITESLMGISRMMSQQVQQSEETVQTLANSSRTILEANEEFKSMSGTIQLGRKLITKYNRRELTDKLLIFLALALFLATVLYILKKRLFPFL; from the exons atggcggcggcggccgcggcggtgCCGCTGCGCGTCTGTCACCAGGAGATCGTCAAGTTCGACCTGGAGATCAAGGCGGCCGTGCAG GACATCCGGGACTGCCCGGGGCCGCTCAGCGCCCTCACGGAGCTCAATGCCGCCGTGAAGGAGAAGTTCCGACACCTCCGCGGCCGCATCCAG gagctggagcagatggCCAAGGAGCAGGACAAGGAGTCGGAGAAGCAAGCCTTGCTGCGGGAGGTGGAGAACCACAAGAAGCAGATGCTCAG CAACCaggcagcctggagaaaggCAAATCTGGCCTGCAAAATTGCTATTGACAACTCTGAGAAAgatcagctgctgcagggaagagaCGTCTTGAGACAAAG gaAGACCACAAAGGAAAGTCTGGCAGAGAGTGCAAGCAGCATCACAGAGAGTCTGATGGGCATCAGCAGGATGATGTCCCAGCAGGTGCAGCAGAGCGAGGAGACCGTGCAGACCTTAG CCAATTCTTCCCGAACCATCCTGGAAGCAAACGAGGAATTCAAGTCCATGTCTGGCACCATCCAGCTGGGGAGGAAGCTGATCACCAAGTACAACCGCCGGGAGCTGACAGACAAGCTGCTCATCTTCCTGGCCCTCGCCCTCTTCCTGGCCACAGTGCTCTACATCCTCAAAAAGAGACTCTTCCCATTTTTGTAA